One genomic window of Salvia miltiorrhiza cultivar Shanhuang (shh) chromosome 4, IMPLAD_Smil_shh, whole genome shotgun sequence includes the following:
- the LOC131020298 gene encoding zinc finger protein CONSTANS-LIKE 16, translating into MNINASNVLGGKTARACDSCLLKRARWFCAADDAFLCQSCDAAVHSANQLASRHERVRLETSSCKLPTAPSWHQGFTKKARTPRHAKPWSRPAPNHQLPVVPEMSSDDPFQEETDEQLFCRVPVLEEQLGFGSSVFDDDHELNLEELLSSCDDEFAADVESLLGNGIDGLTMRDEKRVKVEDDDAMACHFDPAMELINWELDFPSEEGGEEEMRVTVKKDIEMESSESRKLLRLNYEAVMAAWDSQGSPWTDGVRPQFNLDEFMGAWLDEWGKGGRRDAGREARVCRYREKRRRRLFSKKIRYEVRKLNAEKRPRMKGRFVKRTTHSFL; encoded by the exons ATGAACATCAATGCAAGCAATGTGCTGGGCGGCAAGACGGCCAGGGCTTGCGACAGCTGCTTGTTGAAGCGAGCGCGCTGGTTCTGCGCCGCCGACGATGCCTTCCTCTGCCAATCCTGCGACGCCGCCGTACACTCAGCCAATCAGCTGGCCAGCCGGCACGAGCGGGTCCGCCTCGAGACGTCGTCGTGCAAGCTCCCTACCGCGCCATCTTGGCATCAAGGCTTCACCAAGAAGGCCAGAACGCCGCGCCACGCCAAGCCGTGGTCCCGCCCTGCGCCTAACCACCAGCTGCCGGTGGTGCCGGAGATGAGCTCCGACGACCCCTTCCAGGAGGAGACGGACGAGCAGCTCTTCTGTAGGGTTCCGGTTCTGGAGGAGCAATTAGGGTTCGGGAGCAGCGTGTTCGACGACGATCACGAATTGAATCTGGAGGAGCTGCTGAGCAGCTGCGATGACGAATTCGCGGCAGACGTGGAGAGCTTGTTGGGGAACGGGATTGATGGATTAACGATGAGAGATGAGAAGAGAGTGAAAGTTGAAGATGATGATGCAATGGCATGCCATTTCGATCCGGCAATGGAGCTGATCAATTGGGAGTTGGATTTCCCGAGCGAGGAAGGCGGAGAGGAGGAGATGAGAGTTACAGTGAAGAAGGATATTGAGATGGAAAGTAGTGAATCGAGGAAGCTGTTGAGGCTGAATTACGAAGCAGTGATGGCTGCTTGGGATAGTCAAGGTTCGCCATGGACGGATGGAGTCAGACCTCAATTCAACCTGGACGAGTTCATG GGAGCGTGGTTGGATGAATGGGGAAAGGGCGGGAGGAGGGATGCAGGGAGAGAGGCGAGGGTGTGTCGGTACAGagagaagaggaggaggaggttGTTCTCAAAGAAGATAAGGTATGAGGTCAGGAAACTCAACGCAGAGAAGAGGCCAAGAATGAAAGGCCGATTTGTCAAGAGGACTACTCATTCATTCCTATAA